From Streptomyces fungicidicus, one genomic window encodes:
- a CDS encoding aldo/keto reductase, which translates to MSAQLVAGTYRCRDVPRSVAAAVNAGVTWVDTAPNYAAGTAEASMRPVIDACPRVRVSTKVGFVPDSDRQAARADGGLPHGHDQDHCLARPYIAWQLARSRARLGRVPDLVFVHNPECGRTGRADTLRTLTEAFEELESMADAGSVGGYGVATWAGLSSGMLTISELMTLAETVGGPRHHFRAVQFPVSLIQLAVVAHALDGRGALVEAQEAGLDVFASAPLGGGELLGAMTEELVRVIDPAVSAAQAALLVALSAPGVSHVLLSASTPAHWADALGAGARESLSPDRLRKVIDVIGT; encoded by the coding sequence ATGAGTGCCCAACTGGTGGCGGGGACGTACCGGTGCCGTGACGTGCCGCGCTCGGTGGCCGCGGCGGTGAACGCCGGTGTGACATGGGTCGATACGGCGCCGAACTACGCGGCCGGTACGGCCGAGGCGTCTATGCGGCCGGTCATCGACGCTTGTCCACGGGTACGGGTGTCAACCAAGGTCGGCTTCGTCCCCGACTCCGACCGGCAGGCCGCTCGGGCCGACGGAGGGTTGCCCCACGGCCACGATCAGGACCACTGCCTGGCCCGCCCTTACATCGCCTGGCAACTGGCTCGTAGCCGGGCTCGCCTGGGTCGTGTCCCGGACCTGGTCTTCGTCCACAATCCGGAATGCGGCCGTACGGGCAGGGCCGATACGTTGCGGACGCTGACCGAGGCGTTCGAGGAACTGGAGAGCATGGCGGACGCCGGCAGTGTCGGCGGCTACGGTGTCGCGACCTGGGCGGGCCTATCGAGCGGCATGCTCACCATCTCTGAACTCATGACACTCGCGGAGACGGTGGGCGGGCCACGCCACCACTTCCGAGCTGTGCAGTTTCCGGTCTCACTCATTCAACTGGCCGTGGTGGCACACGCGCTCGACGGGCGGGGCGCCTTGGTGGAGGCACAGGAAGCAGGACTCGACGTTTTCGCATCGGCTCCGCTCGGAGGCGGCGAACTGCTCGGCGCGATGACGGAAGAATTGGTGCGTGTCATCGACCCCGCTGTCTCCGCCGCACAGGCCGCCCTCTTGGTCGCCCTGTCGGCACCCGGGGTGTCGCATGTGCTGCTGTCGGCGAGCACACCGGCACACTGGGCTGACGCCCTGGGCGCCGGGGCCCGCGAGTCATTGTCTCCCGATCGCTTGCGGAAGGTCATCGATGTCATCGGAACCTGA